A window of the Isosphaera pallida ATCC 43644 genome harbors these coding sequences:
- a CDS encoding 5-formyltetrahydrofolate cyclo-ligase, which translates to MAKRALRREIKARLARLDETARVQESESLWERFAEANPLGEEGPILAYLSSFPEEPSTWEFVRGLWQRGIAVALPRVDPEAHRLALHRINSPECLVVNRWGITEPAADAIELRPHEIRGVLTPGLAFDRRGGRLGRGGGYYDRLLSCLDPRVPRWAVAFSAQIVEQVPTLPHDQTLHGVVTAQGVLASQS; encoded by the coding sequence ATGGCCAAGCGCGCGTTGCGTCGGGAGATCAAAGCGCGTCTGGCCCGGCTAGACGAGACAGCGCGGGTTCAGGAGTCCGAATCGCTCTGGGAGCGGTTTGCCGAGGCGAACCCTCTGGGTGAAGAGGGTCCGATTTTGGCTTATCTTTCCTCCTTTCCTGAAGAACCCTCCACCTGGGAGTTCGTGCGTGGGTTGTGGCAGCGCGGGATCGCAGTGGCACTGCCGCGGGTGGATCCGGAGGCGCATCGATTAGCGTTGCATCGGATCAACAGCCCGGAATGCCTGGTGGTCAATCGTTGGGGAATCACCGAACCTGCCGCCGACGCAATCGAGCTGCGGCCCCACGAGATTCGCGGCGTCCTGACGCCGGGTCTGGCGTTCGATCGCCGGGGGGGACGTCTGGGACGGGGCGGAGGCTACTACGACCGTCTCCTAAGCTGCTTGGACCCCCGCGTGCCCCGCTGGGCCGTCGCCTTTTCGGCCCAGATCGTCGAACAGGTCCCCACCTTGCCCCATGATCAAACTCTCCACGGAGTCGTCACCGCCCAAGGAGTGCTCGCCTCCCAAAGTTGA